The window GCCACAGCGCGTGGTTTTAAGTGCCCGAAGTGTGGTAATACCGATCCTGCAACTTGTGATGTTGTCAAGCGGACTTGTGGATATCTTGGCAACCCATTGCAGCGGCCAATGATTCATGGACGTCATCAGGAAATTATTTCTCGTGTTAAGCACATGTCGTTAGGAAACGATAATACGACTAGTGCCCGCCAAGGATAAGGGAGATTTTAATGAGTGAAAAAGAAACGAAAACTGTGGCGAAAAGACAGCATCAACATCGGCAACGTTTACCAAAAAATCCAAAACCTAAAGAATGGTTAGCCAAGGATTTAAGCTTAAATTATGTAGCTAGTTATAAGCCGTTTAATTTTGTTGACGGCGAAGGGGTTCGTTGCAGCTTATATGTTAGTGGGTGCAAGTTTGATTGTCCTGGTTGCTATAACAAAGTCGCTCAGAGTTTTCATTATGGTCAACCATACACAAAAGATTTAGAAGATCAGATCATTGCTGATCTTGGCCAGTCCTATGTTCAAGGCTTGACTTTATTGGGTGGCGAACCCTTTTTAAACACTCATGTATGTTTGCAATTAATTGATCGAATTCATAAAGAATATGGGCATAGCAAAGACATTTGGTCTTGGACCGGCTATACCTGGGACGAACTGCAGCTAGAATCGGATGATAAAAAAGAAATGTTGAGCAAGTTAGACATTTTAATTGATGGCCGTTTTTTGGAAGCACAAAAAGATTTGACGCTGCAATTTAGAGGCAGTTCGAATCAGAGAATCATTGATGTTCAAAAATCCTTGCAGCAATCCAAGGTGGTTATTTGGGACCGTTTAGTTCGATAGGAAGGTGAGACTGATTAGTGACAACTTTAGAGATCAAAAATTTACATGTCCAAGCAGAGGGACAACACATTTTAAAGGGCGTTGATTTAACTATATCTACCGGTGAAATTCATGCTATTATGGGTCCGAACGGCACCGGAAAATCGACTTTGTCCGAAACGATTATGGGCAGAAGCGGATATCAAGTGACCGAAGGCGACATTTTATTGGATGGCGAAAGTATTTTAGACTGGACAGTCGATAAACGTGCTCGGCACGGTCTGTTCCTCGCGATGCAGTATCCTCAAGAAATACCCGGAATTACGAATATGGAATTTATTCGAGCAGCGGTTAATGCTGGTCGGCCAAAAGAACAGGCAATTAAGGTTCGTGATTTTCTTCAACAGCTGGATGAGAAAATGGCTTTGTTAAAAATACCGGAAGAAATGGCTGAGAGGTATTTAAACGAAGGTTTTTCCGGTGGCGAGAAAAAACGTAACGAAATATTGCAACTTTTGATGCTGAAACCTCATTTTGCAATTCTTGATGAGATTGATTCCGGTCTTGATATCGATGCGTTAACGATTGTCGCTAATGGGGTCAACTCTTTGCGCGGATCTACTTTTGGTTCTTTGATTATCACTCACTATCAGCGACTTTTAAAATACATTGTTCCTGATGTTGTCCATATTATGATGGGTGGACGTATTGTAAAAACGGGTGGTCCTGAGTTGGCAGCCGAACTAGAAAAAACCGGATATGAGGGTCTCGCAAAGACTCTTGGCTTAGAGACTGCTGCCGATGATTAAAACGAGACATTCTGAATTTTTTAAACGCCAATTGGATAATTTATCAGATCTTCACGAAGTTGAATGGTTGACCGAGAATCGTAAAAAAGCTTTTTCTCTGAGCCGAGACTTGAATTGGCCGGATTATCCACGAGTTTTAAAGACGACTTTTCAAGCAATTTCAGCGCCATCAAGATGGTCAATCGAAGAAGAAAAATATTTTTTTACTGAAAAATCACAAATTAGGATCGAACAGCTTAATTTATCCAGTTTAAAGATTTATCTTTCTTCAAAGCTTCAAAAACTTGGCGTCATTGTGATGGATCTTTTCGAAGCGGCAGAAAAGAAACCTGACTTGGTCCAGAAGTATTTGCAAAATGATCCGGATAATCGTTTGCTGGCCATGCACCAAGCTTATTGGAATTGTGGATTATTGATTTATTTGCCAAACGATCTTCATTTAAAACAGCCAATTGAAATTTCTTTAATTGTAGATGATTATGCTTCGGCGATTGAACAGCATATTTTATTTATTGCTGGAAGCAACGTAAAGGCAACAGTTGTCCAAACGACAAAGTCTTCAGCTGATTTGAACAAAGTTCAGCTTAATTCTGTTTTTGATTTGATTGCCGGTCCGGGAAGCCATCTTGATTGTTTTGCGGTCGACCAATTGAATCATTCCCGGATTAGCTATTTTAATCGTTTTAGTCGTCTTGGAACAGATGCACAAGTCAATTGGCTTTTGGCCGAAATGAATTTGAATAATTTAGTCGGTGAATGTTCAGCAATTTTAAACGGCAATGGTTCACAAGCAAATTTAAGAGTTGTTAGTTTAGCCGATCGAGAACAAAAACAGGCTTTAATGACAAAATTAACTCACATCGGTCAACATACAACTGGGAATATTAATCAACGCGGGGTAATTCTTCAAAGGGGCCGTTTGATTTATAACGCTGTCGGCAAAATTGTTAAGGGTGCCCATGGTGCAAATTCGGAACAGACCAGTCGAATTTTATTATTGTCTCCCACTGCGACAGGTGATGCCAATCCAATTCTTTTAATTGATGAAAATGATGTCGAGGCCGGCCACGCTGCAAGTATTGGTCGAGTTAGTCCCGAGCAGCTTTATTATTTAATGAGCCGAGGCTTGACAGTTGATAGGGCTCGCCAACTACTTGTTAAAGGCTTTTTCGATGATCTGTTGGATCGTTTGCCGATTAATGATTTAAGAGTTGAATTGGATCAGGCATTAGAAAGGAGATTGTTAACGAATGCCAAAAAATCAATTTCGTGATGACTTTCCTATTTTGAATAACATAAAAATGAATGATGAACCTTTGACCTATCTGGACAATGCTGCAACGAGCCAAAAACCTCAACTTGTGATTGATAGAATTAGCAAATATTATGCCTATGAAAATGCTAATATTCACCGGGCAACACATACTTTGGCTTTAAAAGCAACTGACGATTACGAACAGGTCCGTGATCAGGTTCAACATTTTATTAATGCAGAATCCCGTGATGAGATAATTTTTACCCGCAGCACGACTGAAGGCCTAAACTGGTTGGCTCAACGGTGGGGCGAGGCAAAACTGAAACCGGGAGATGAAATTGTTCTTTCAATTTTAGAACATCATAGTAATCTTGTCCCCTGGCAGCAGGTAGCCAAAAAAACGGGTGCCCGCTTACATTTTTTAGATTTTAATCGAGAAGGTGTTATCGATTTAAATTCTGCTAAAGAGATAATTAATTCAAAAACAAAAATTGTTAGTATTACCCAGGTTTCCAATGTGCTTGGCAGCATTCAGCCGATTAAAGAGTTGGCAATCATGGCGCACAGCGTTGGTGCAGTTATGATTGTCGATGCTGCTCAGAGTGTTCCCCATTTTGCGATTGATGTCCAAAATCTGGATTGTGATTTTTTGGCTTTTTCTGCCCATAAAATGTTGGGACCAACAGGAGTTGGCGTTTTATACGGAAAAAACGAACTATTAAATCAAATGGACCCTGAGTTTTTTGGTGGCGAGATGATTGAAGAGGTTAGCAAAACTAAAGCAAGCTTCAAAACCGGAGCTTTGCGTTTTGAAGCTGGCACGCAAAATATTGCCGGCGTAATTGGCTTTGGCGCAGCTCTAACATATTTACAGAAAGTTGGTTTTGATAAAATTACCGCACAGGATAAATCTTTGATGGAAGCTGCCATGTCCGGCTTGCAAAATAGCCGGAAGGTAAAGATTTATGGATCTGTTGATCCGGCCAATCACACTGGAATCATCTCTTTTAACGTTGATAAGATTCATCCTCATGATGTTTCGACAGTCTTTGATCTAGACGGTGTTGCGATTCGAGCGGGCCATCATTGTGCCGAACCTTTAATGGATCGTTTGGGCGTTTCGGCGACCTGTCGGGCAAGCTTTTATTTTTATAACAATTTAGATGATGTTGAAAGATTTTTAATTGCTTTAAAAGACACCGAAGATTTTTTTAATCGTCATCCTTCAAAGGAGTCTTCAAATGGCTAATACAGTACAAAGATCCGGCACAGAATTTCATGATCAGTTCAAACCGATATACTCTACTGGAATCGGTCTTAATGAAAAGGTTGTTCGCGAAATTTCGGCTGCCAAACACGAACCGGATTGGATGCTTGATTATCGTTTAAAATCATTAGCAATTTATAATAAAATGCCGATGCCTGATTTTGGACCTGACTTAAGCAGCCTGCAACTTGATCGTTTACATTATTTCCAACGTGCGACTGACAAAAAGTATCGTAATTGGGACGATGTGCCCAAGACTATTAAAAACACTTTTGATCGTTTGGGCGTTCCCGAGGCAGAAAGACAGTACCTGGCAGGCTCGAGTGCCCAATATGAGTCGGAAGTCGTTTATCACAATATTAAAGATCAATTTGCCAAACAGGGAATTATTTTTACCGATACAGATACGGCCTTACAGAAATATCCGGAATTATTTAAAAAATGGTTTGGTAAATTAGTTAGCCCGGCAACAAATAAATTTTCGGCATTGAATGGAGCCGTTTGGTCTGGTGGAGCTTTTATTTATGTTCCAAAGGGTGTTCGCGTTAAAACACCAATGCAGTCTTATTTTCGAATTAATGAAATTAATACTGGACAATTCGAACGAACTTTAATTATTGTTGACGAAGGCGCCAGCGTGAACTATGTGGAGGGTTGCACAGCTCCACGCTATGATTCCGATAGTCTTCATGCGGCAGTCGTGGAAGTAAACGTCCAGAGGGATGCTTATTGCCGCTATACAACGATTCAAAACTGGTCGACTAATGTTTACAGTATGGAAACAAAAAAGGCTTCAGCAGCTGAAAATGCGACGATGGAGTGGGTTGACGGTAACCTAGGCTCAAAAATTACGATGAAATATCCGTCTGTTTATTTAAACGGCCCGGGAGCAAGAGGAACGATGCTGTCAATTGCAGTTGCTGGCGCAAACATGGATCAGGATACTGGAGCCCGAATGATTCACAATGCTCCGAATACTTCTTCAAGTATTGTTTCAAAATCAATTTCCAAAGATGGCGGAGCAGTCGACTATCGTGGCACGGTCCGTTTTGGCGAACACTCCCAGGGCTCAAAAGCTCATGTCGAATGTGACACAATTATTATGGATGATAAGTCATCTTCCGATACGATTCCGATTAACGAAATTCATAATGGCCAAATCAGCATGGAACATGAAGCCCGTGTTTCAAAAATATCGGAGGAACAGCTCTATTATTTAATGAGTCGCGGAATTTCTGAAGCAACAGCTACTCAAATGATTATTATGGGTTTTATTGAACCCTTTACCAAACAACTGCCAATGGAGTATGCGGTTGAGCTTAATCGTCTGATAGAATTTCAGATGGCAGGTTCAATCGGTTAGGAGACTTTCGTGGGATTAGAAGGATTAAATCAGTTATACCGCCAAGTTATTTTAGACGCTGCGGTTAATCAAAGATATCACGGGAAGTTATTAAACCCAACGGCGGTGCAGCTTGCTCATAATCCGAATTGTGGCGATGTTATAGAGCTCCAGATTAAAGTTTCTGATAAGCGAATTACCGAAATCGCTTTTCAAGGACAAGGCTGTACAATTAGTCAGGCTTCAGCGAGCATTCTCGCTGATTTGGCGCTCCATCATTCACTTGAAAACGTTAAAACAAAAATTTCCCAATTTCAAAGCATGATTACTGGAAAAGAAATCGGGGAAATCGATCAGCTTGGTGATGCTTCGGTTTTTTCTAAAATAAGTCAATTTCCAACTCGTGTGAAATGCGCCGGTTTGGCTTGGGATGCCTTAGAACAAATACTAAAAAATAATCAATTTGATCAGTAGAAAAAAAGGAGGAATAATTAACCTCCTTTTTGTATTATTAAGCTATGTCTTTAAAAGACAAGATCAACAATTGGGTCGAAAAAAGAAATGCTGAGGATGAACTTGAGGATCGTTTAAAAAAACGAAAGGCGGTTGAAAGACAGTATGCCAAGGACCATCCGACGCAAATAACTCCGGTACAACCAGAATATAAACAAGAATTTAAATTAACTCATAATGGTAAGTTCGAACTTGGTTCAGACGGAAAACTAACAAGTAAAGGAAGAACCAAAAGACTAAAATTTCGCTTAAACATCGCTATTTTAGTATTTGCAATTTTGATTGTCCTTTTGTATCTATATTTTATTTTTTTATAAGGAGCTCTATAAATGAAGATTGGAATAATTACGCCAATGGAACAGGAAAAGCGCCAATTATTGGCTGCTTTGGATAATATTCAAACAAAAAAAATTGCCGGACAGAATTTTTCCGAAGGACAAATTTATGGCAAAGATGTTATTTTGACGGAGTCCGGGATTGGCAAAGTTCAAGCTGCGATGGCAACTGGTGTTCTTTTGGACCGCTATAAACCTGATTTTGTTGTGAATACCGGGTCTGCCGGTGCTTTAGCTGGTGGATTGCATATTGGGGATCAAGTAATCGCTAGTAAATTGGCTCACCATGATGTTTACAATACTAAATTCGAGGGTTCTGTTGGTTATGTACCTGAAAAACCACGTTTTTTTGAATCTAATCTTCAGTTGGTAAAGGATTTTCAGAAGGTTAATCCGGATGCTAAGACTGGCTTGATTGTTACAGGTGATTCTTTTGTTATGGGTAGTATGAAGAATACAATTATGAAAAATTTTCCTGATGCCCTGGCTGTTGAAATGGAGGGTGCGGCCGTTGCCCAAGTAGCTTATGATTTTGAAATACCTTTTGTTATTCTAAGAGCGATTTCTGATGCTGCCGATGACCAGGCGGCCATTAGTTTTGATGAATTTCTTATTCAAGCTGGTGAAAAGTCGGCCAAGTTGCTTTTAAACTTTATTCAGTCGATTTAATTTTGATAGCCAAGTACTTTGCTTGATATAATTTAAACATGGCGTTTGAAAATACAATTTTAGTAAAAGGTGATCAGGAATATCGAATAAGCCCTGAAATAAAAGCTTTTACTCTTCGGGATCTTGGTTTTGTTTTAAATAATGCTGGAGCTTTTGTCCAAACAGACATGCTAGAACCGGAAAAAGGTTACTCTGCTTCGAGAAAATTAAAAATAACTTTTGCTAAGGACTTGACTGCTTTTAAGGTTTCTTTGCTCAGTGGAAACGAGGCAATTAATATTGACATATTTGCAAATCCTAAAGACAAAGCCTTAGTGGAACAATATCGTTTTTTTATGCAACAATTAATTGACCGAAAGGTTCTCCAAACAATTAGCTAATTGTTTTTTAATATTCAAATCTTAATTAAGCGCCGTATGACGCTATTTATTTTGAGTTAAACTGATTGAGGTGGCGCA of the Oenococcus sp. UCMA 16435 genome contains:
- a CDS encoding SufD family Fe-S cluster assembly protein, whose amino-acid sequence is MIKTRHSEFFKRQLDNLSDLHEVEWLTENRKKAFSLSRDLNWPDYPRVLKTTFQAISAPSRWSIEEEKYFFTEKSQIRIEQLNLSSLKIYLSSKLQKLGVIVMDLFEAAEKKPDLVQKYLQNDPDNRLLAMHQAYWNCGLLIYLPNDLHLKQPIEISLIVDDYASAIEQHILFIAGSNVKATVVQTTKSSADLNKVQLNSVFDLIAGPGSHLDCFAVDQLNHSRISYFNRFSRLGTDAQVNWLLAEMNLNNLVGECSAILNGNGSQANLRVVSLADREQKQALMTKLTHIGQHTTGNINQRGVILQRGRLIYNAVGKIVKGAHGANSEQTSRILLLSPTATGDANPILLIDENDVEAGHAASIGRVSPEQLYYLMSRGLTVDRARQLLVKGFFDDLLDRLPINDLRVELDQALERRLLTNAKKSIS
- a CDS encoding cysteine desulfurase — protein: MPKNQFRDDFPILNNIKMNDEPLTYLDNAATSQKPQLVIDRISKYYAYENANIHRATHTLALKATDDYEQVRDQVQHFINAESRDEIIFTRSTTEGLNWLAQRWGEAKLKPGDEIVLSILEHHSNLVPWQQVAKKTGARLHFLDFNREGVIDLNSAKEIINSKTKIVSITQVSNVLGSIQPIKELAIMAHSVGAVMIVDAAQSVPHFAIDVQNLDCDFLAFSAHKMLGPTGVGVLYGKNELLNQMDPEFFGGEMIEEVSKTKASFKTGALRFEAGTQNIAGVIGFGAALTYLQKVGFDKITAQDKSLMEAAMSGLQNSRKVKIYGSVDPANHTGIISFNVDKIHPHDVSTVFDLDGVAIRAGHHCAEPLMDRLGVSATCRASFYFYNNLDDVERFLIALKDTEDFFNRHPSKESSNG
- a CDS encoding SUF system NifU family Fe-S cluster assembly protein — its product is MGLEGLNQLYRQVILDAAVNQRYHGKLLNPTAVQLAHNPNCGDVIELQIKVSDKRITEIAFQGQGCTISQASASILADLALHHSLENVKTKISQFQSMITGKEIGEIDQLGDASVFSKISQFPTRVKCAGLAWDALEQILKNNQFDQ
- a CDS encoding 5'-methylthioadenosine/adenosylhomocysteine nucleosidase, which gives rise to MKIGIITPMEQEKRQLLAALDNIQTKKIAGQNFSEGQIYGKDVILTESGIGKVQAAMATGVLLDRYKPDFVVNTGSAGALAGGLHIGDQVIASKLAHHDVYNTKFEGSVGYVPEKPRFFESNLQLVKDFQKVNPDAKTGLIVTGDSFVMGSMKNTIMKNFPDALAVEMEGAAVAQVAYDFEIPFVILRAISDAADDQAAISFDEFLIQAGEKSAKLLLNFIQSI
- a CDS encoding DUF1831 domain-containing protein, which encodes MAFENTILVKGDQEYRISPEIKAFTLRDLGFVLNNAGAFVQTDMLEPEKGYSASRKLKITFAKDLTAFKVSLLSGNEAINIDIFANPKDKALVEQYRFFMQQLIDRKVLQTIS
- the sufC gene encoding Fe-S cluster assembly ATPase SufC, which produces MTTLEIKNLHVQAEGQHILKGVDLTISTGEIHAIMGPNGTGKSTLSETIMGRSGYQVTEGDILLDGESILDWTVDKRARHGLFLAMQYPQEIPGITNMEFIRAAVNAGRPKEQAIKVRDFLQQLDEKMALLKIPEEMAERYLNEGFSGGEKKRNEILQLLMLKPHFAILDEIDSGLDIDALTIVANGVNSLRGSTFGSLIITHYQRLLKYIVPDVVHIMMGGRIVKTGGPELAAELEKTGYEGLAKTLGLETAADD
- the sufB gene encoding Fe-S cluster assembly protein SufB — translated: MANTVQRSGTEFHDQFKPIYSTGIGLNEKVVREISAAKHEPDWMLDYRLKSLAIYNKMPMPDFGPDLSSLQLDRLHYFQRATDKKYRNWDDVPKTIKNTFDRLGVPEAERQYLAGSSAQYESEVVYHNIKDQFAKQGIIFTDTDTALQKYPELFKKWFGKLVSPATNKFSALNGAVWSGGAFIYVPKGVRVKTPMQSYFRINEINTGQFERTLIIVDEGASVNYVEGCTAPRYDSDSLHAAVVEVNVQRDAYCRYTTIQNWSTNVYSMETKKASAAENATMEWVDGNLGSKITMKYPSVYLNGPGARGTMLSIAVAGANMDQDTGARMIHNAPNTSSSIVSKSISKDGGAVDYRGTVRFGEHSQGSKAHVECDTIIMDDKSSSDTIPINEIHNGQISMEHEARVSKISEEQLYYLMSRGISEATATQMIIMGFIEPFTKQLPMEYAVELNRLIEFQMAGSIG
- the nrdG gene encoding anaerobic ribonucleoside-triphosphate reductase activating protein yields the protein MSEKETKTVAKRQHQHRQRLPKNPKPKEWLAKDLSLNYVASYKPFNFVDGEGVRCSLYVSGCKFDCPGCYNKVAQSFHYGQPYTKDLEDQIIADLGQSYVQGLTLLGGEPFLNTHVCLQLIDRIHKEYGHSKDIWSWTGYTWDELQLESDDKKEMLSKLDILIDGRFLEAQKDLTLQFRGSSNQRIIDVQKSLQQSKVVIWDRLVR